The nucleotide sequence GATAAAGTTCAATTAGTAGGAGACGATCTTTTTGTAACTAATGTAGAAAGACTTTCTAGAGGTATAAATGAAGGAATTGCGAATTCAATTCTTATTAAAGTAAATCAGATAGGAACACTTACCGAAACCATTGCGGCTGTAAACATGGCTAAAAATGCAGGGTATACAAGTGTGATCTCTCATAGATCTGGAGAAACGGAAGATAATACAATAGCAGATCTTGCGGTAGCTTTAAACACAGGACAAATTAAAACAGGTTCTGCTTCAAGAAGTGATAGAATGGCCAAGTACAATCAACTTTTACGAATAGAAGAAGAACTAGGAAGTGTAGCTTATTTTCCGCAGATGAAAGCTTTTAAGATTTAATTAGAACGCGTTATTTATATATTAAATCCTCATCAATACCTGATGGGGATTTTTTTATCTTCATTTTTCCAAAAATATTGCTAAAGTTATTAGTGATATGGTAAATTACGATGGGTATTACGTGTCTTTTAGACACTATTTTTGTATTTTAGCTATCCGAAAAATTAATCAGAAAAAGTTATAATTATATGTCAAAAGTTGCTACGCTAGAGATCGATGGGAAGAAATATGAGTTCCCTATAACCATTGGAACTGAAAATGAAGTTGCCATTGATATTAAGAGTTTAAGAGGGGATGCGGGAGTGATTACTCTTGATCCTGGTTTTAAAAATACTGGAAGTTGTGAAAGTGCCATTACTTTTCTTGATGGTGAAAAAGGAATTTTAAGATATCGAGGATATTCTATAGAAGAACTTGCTGAAAAAGCAGATTTTCTAGAGGTTGTTTTCTTGTTGATCTTTGGAGAACTTCCAAGCAAGCAAGAGTTAGATAAATTTAAAGCTGATATCAAAGATCAGAGCGAGGTAAATCATGATATGAAAACTGTAATAAACGGTTTTCCACCTTCTGCTCACCCAATGGGGATGTTGTCTTCTTTAACTAGTGCTCTTATCGCCTTCAACCCAAAATCTGTAAATGTAGATTCTGAAGAAGATATGTATAAGGCAATCGTTAAGTTGTTGGCTAAATTCCCAACACTTGCAGCATGGACATTGCGTAAGAGAAATGATATGTCTATGGATAATAGAGATAACAATCTTGGGTATGTAGAAAGTTTGCTTAAAATGATGTTCGCTAAATCTGGTGAAGATTATAAATTAGATCAAACGGTAGTAGATGCTTTAGATAAATTATTAATTCTTCATGCAGATCATGAGCAAAACTGTTCAACATCTACTGTAAGAATAGTTGGTTCTTCTCATGCAGGATTATTTGCTTCAATATCAGCAGGAGTTTCTGCACTTTGGGGACCACTTCATGGTGGAGCTAACCAAGCTGTAATAGAAATGTTGGAAGAGATCAAAGCTGATGGTGGAGATACTTCAAAATTCTTAGATAAGGCTAAAGATAAAGATGATCCATTTAGATTAATGGGCTTTGGGCATAGAGTTTACAAAAACTTTGATCCACGCGCCAAGATCATTAAAAAAGCTGCCGATGAGGTTTTAGAAGCTTTAGGAGTAGACGATCCAATTTTGGATATCGCTAAGAGTTTGGAGAAAGCGGCTTTAGAAGATCCATATTTTGTAGAAAGAAAATTATATCCAAACGTAGATTTCTATTCAGGAATTATTTACCGTGCTATGGGGATTCCAACAGAGATGTTTACAGTAATGTTTGCAGTAGGACGTCTTCCAGGATGGATCGCACAATGGAGAGAAATGCGTTTAGGGAAAGAACCAATTGGTAGACCAAGACAAGTTTATATTGGAGAAAGCTTACGTGATTTTCAAGATATAGAAAAGAGATAATTATTATAAATATCTATATAAAAAAAGCTTCATTGTACAATGAAGCTTTTTTTATATTTGCTAAAAACCCACTAAAATGTTGAAATTGAACATCACCAGTGAAACTGCTCCTTTAAAGGCCGTAGTTTTAGGAACTGCTGTAAGTAATGGACCAACTCCAGAGCTTATAGATGCTTATGATCCCAAATCGGCTGAATTTATTGCTGCCGGCACCTATCCATTAGAAAAAGATATGGTTGCAGAGATGGAGGCTGTAGCTGCAGTTTTTGAAAAATACAAGATTCAGGTATTCAGACCTAAGATCATAGAAGATTACAATCAGATATTTACCAGAGATATTGCATTTGTTATAGATGATAAATTTATTAAGGCCAACATCTTACCAGATAGAGATGAGGAGATAGAGGCTATAAATCATGTTATCTCTCAAATAGATCCTTCTAAGGTTCTTACCATGCCAGAAGATGCTCATATGGAAGGTGGAGATGTAATGCCTTTTAAGAACTATATTTTGGTAGGAACTTATAAAGGAGAAGATTATAAAGATTTTATAACTGCCAGAACAAATATGAAAGGTGTGCAGTGGCTTCAGGAAGTTTTCCCTAATAGAAAAGTGAAATCCTTCAGCCTTAAAAAATCGAATACGATAGCAAAAGATAATGCCTTGCATTTAGATTGCTGTTTTCAACCGGTAGGAAAAGATAAAGCGATCATTTACAAAGGAGGATTCTTAATTGAAGAAGAATATGAATGGTTGGTTCGATTATTCGGAAAGGAAAACGTATTTGAGATCACTAGAGATGAAATGTACTATATGAATTCTAATGTGTTTTCAATTTCTGAAGAGGTAGTTATCTCAGAAAAGAATTTCACCAGACTAAATACATGGTTAAGAGAACAGAATATTACGGTAGAGGAGGTTCCTTATGCAGAAATTTCTAAACAGGAAGGTTTGCTAAGATGTTCAACATTACCATTAATTAGAGAATAGAAAGTAAATGAAGATGGAACAAATAACAAATACCGTTTTAATGGTACGTCCTGTTAATTTCAGGATGAATGAAGAAACTGCAGTAAATAATTATTTTCAGGAAGATCTTAAGTTAAAAAATGAAGAGATAAACAAACAGGCACAATCTGAATTTGATGCCTTTGTAGAAAAATTAATGAAGGTTGGGGTGAATGTTGTTGTGGTAGACGATGTTAAAGAACAAGATACTCCGGACTCTATATTTCCAAATAACTGGGTTTCTTTTCATCAAAGCGGAAGAGTTGGAATCTATCCTATGTTTGCAGAGAATAGAAGAAGAGAACGCCGAATGGAATTCTTTGAGCAATTAGAATCTCGTGGTTTTAAAATTGAAGATGTTATAGACTATACTGAGGCTGAAGATGAAGGCATCTTTTTAGAAGGTACAGGAAGTTTGATCTTAGACCGTGTAAATAGAAAAGCATATTGCGCACTTTCTCCAAGAGCAGATGAAGAATTATTCATAGAATTTTGTGAAGATTTTGAGTTTACTCCTGTTATTTTTACGGCAAATCAAGATGTAGATGGAAAGAGAATGGCTATCTATCATACCAATGTGATGATGTGTATTGCTGAAGATTTTGCAGTGATATGTGCAGATAGTATTGATGATGCTAAAGAAAAAAAGAATGTTCTGAAACATCTTAAAGAAGATGGGAAAGAGATCATTAGAATTTCAGAAGCACAAATTCATGAATTTGCGGGTAATATGTTACAAGTTAAAGGCGCAAATGATAAAAAGTATTTAGTAATGAGCGCTACCGCTCATAAAGCTTTAAATAAAGGTCAAGTTAATGCTATAGAGAAACATTGCGAAATTTTGAGTGCAGATCTTAATACCATAGAAACTTGTGGTGGTGGTAGTGCACGTTGCATGTTAGCTGAAGTTTTCTTACCTAAAAAATAAATTAAGAGGAAGTTTTTTTTACTACTTCCGCTTTCTTAAAAAGAGTTCTGGTAAGTAGTATAATTACTACTGCGGTAAAGAATGCAAAAGGGAGTGATCCTATTATTAGAAATTTTTGCATTGCTGTAAGTACGTCGCTGTCTGGTTTTATAGAGCCAAGAACTACAATAGCTTCAGAAAATATAAAAATAATTAAAGCCCAAATGAGTCGGAATTTCTTTTTCGGCTCTTTGTCTTTTTTGGAAGAAAACATGCTTAATACATAGATGGCAGAATCTACCGATGTAACCAAAAAGCTAATCAGCAACAATACCACCAGCAAATTCACTATTACAGATAAAGGATAATTCTGTAAGAATATGAATAGGGAGGTAAATACATTTCCAAATTCATTGTTATACGTGCCCCATTGTTCTATCAAATTAAATGCTGAAGATCCAAAAACACTGAACCAAAAGAAAGTTCCTAAAGATGGAATAATCAATACGCCTAATATCATTTCTCTTATGGTTCTTCCCTTTGAAATTCGAGCAATAAAGATTCCAGTAAAAGGAGCCCAAGCCAACCAAAACGCCCAATAATAATAGGTCCAATTGGTTAGAAACTCTTTCCCGGGATCGTAACTTCCATAAGCAATACTCAGCGGAATAAAATCTATAATATAGTGATAGGTAGCGGAGAGGAAATTGGAGAAGATCAACAACATATCGCTTTGTACAAATACAAAGAATAGTAAAATCAAGGTGAGATAAATATTCCAATTGGATATTCTCTTAATTCCTTTTTGCATTCCTTGCCAAGCAGATAAGAATGCGACTGCGCAAATTGCGAACACTAATACCAGAGTAGTTATTAGATCTCCTGATGGTTTAGAAAGTAAATGACTTATGCCTCCTTCTATTTGAGTAGTCCCCAGGCCAATAGCAGCTACCAGTCCTATTACGGTAGTAAGTATTGTAAGAATGTCTATACTATTTGGTAGATATTTAATTCGATTAAAATATGGCAAACTAGTGCCAAGTCTTATGTTATCTTTTTTGATGAAAATAGCATAGCCAACCAACAGAGCGAAAATTGCATAGAATGCCCATGCAGTAAATCCCCATTGGTAAAAGGTATATTCCAAAGCAATTACTTGGGGAGAACTTCCATTTTGTATAGGGTTATTCTGTAACATATAAACAGGTTCCTGCACACTTCGTAAAAGAATACCTGCTCCCATTCCTGCGCTATATAGCATTGCTATCCAAGACCATCTATTAAATTCTGGAGGAGAATTCCCTAATCTTAGGGCTCCAATTTTAGAGATTGCAATTGCTAACAGAAATAATACACAAATTAATCCTAGCCATAAATAAAATCCTCCAAACCATTCTCTTACCCAAATAGAGCCCACCTCAATAAGGTTGTAAAATGTGTTAGTAGCGAAGAAAATAAAAAGTGCTGTGAACAGTAATATTCCTGTAGAAAAAAGGAGTATTGAATTTTTGCTTATAAATGAATCGTTCATCAAAAAATCTTAATTAATTATCGCCTTTAGCAATTCTATTGATCATACCATCAAAGATAAAATAATGAAAAGGAAGCATAGTGTACCAATACAATCTACCCCAAATTCCTTTTGGTCTGAAAGTAGCAGTTTGATGAAGAATGTTGTTTTCATCTATTTCAAATTCTAACCAGGCTTCTCCGGGAACTTTCATTTCTGCGAATAGAAGCAATCTCTTTTCCTCTTTATCTGCAAGGAGCACTCGCCAGAAATCTAAGGAATCTCCAGCAGCTATTTGGGTGGGATGCGTTCTTCCTCTTCTAAGTCCAACTCCGCCAAAAAGTTTATCCATATAGCCTCTAATTTTCCATAGCCAATTTCCATAATACCACCCTCGCTGACCACCAATTGCCCAAATTCTTTCTAGAACTTCTTCTGGATTTTCCACTTTTATAGATTGTTCATCTTTTACACAACCAAAAGTTGGTACCTGAATATATTGATTGAGATCTTTTCTAAATCTCCCACTGCTCATAGAATCTTTCCAGCTAGATACAACTTGATTCTGTTCAATTTTGAAGAAGGCAAGTTTTATAGCTTCTTTATATGAAATAGGATGCAGATCTAAGATCTCCTGTAATCTCTTGTCATTAGAGATCACTTCTATTCTCATGCTGTCTACTAAATTAAGTGCAAGTTTGTATGAGGTAGAGGTAACAAAATATAACCAATACGATGAGATCTTTGGCGATAGAAAAGGAACATCTATAATCCATAAATTAAGCTCTCTTACTTCAGCATATTGTTGCATCATCTTTTTATAAGATAGAATGTCTGGGCCTCCAATATCAAAAGATTTATTATAGCATTGATCATTGCCTATAACTCCTGTTAAAAACTGAAGAACATCTCTAATTGCTATAGGTTGGCATTTGGTCTTTACCCAAGTAGGAGTAACCATAACCGGTAATTTTTCGCAAAGATCTCTAATGATCTCAAAGGAAGAGCTTCCAGATCCTACAATTATTGCAGCCCTAAGAACGGTAGTGTTATAATTGCCTTTATAAAGAATGTCTTCTACCTGTTTTCTTGATTTTAAATGTTTGGAAAGCTTTTCTTCATTTACAATACCGCTGAGGTAGATCACCTGTTTTACACTAGTGCCTTCCATTATAGTATTGAAATTCTTTGCTGCCTGAGATTCCTGACTATCAAAATCTTTTGTAGATCCTGTCATGGAGTGGATGAGATAATAAGCAATATCTATATTTTTTATAGATTCTGGAATTACTGGTTTTTCCAGAAAATCGATCTCCACAACCTCGATCTTCTTTCTTAATTCTTTGTTTACGGCGAGACGATTCTTGTCTCTTACGGCGCAGATAACTTCATGACCCAGCTCTAGTAATTGCGGTAAAAGTCTGAGTCCTATGTATCCATTGGCACCCGTAAGTAATATCCTCATTTGTATGTTTTATATTTTATAATTTAGGAATTAAATGATTACTTTCACTCCTATTAATAAATATTTATAAAATGAATAACACCCTAAAAATCGTTTTACTTATTTTAGGTTTTGGCTTGGTAGGATATGGACTCTACACATTAATTACTCCTGAAGTTTCTCTGCAGGCAGGACCTCTAAAAGTAGAGGCTCAGGGAGATAATACGCAATCTTATGCAATGATTGGTTTAGGAATTCTATCCTTAATTGGTGGATTGGCTTTTAGAAAACGGTAAACACTTCTTAACTAAAACACTTTATTGATAACAGTTATCACAGAAGAACTAATATATTCCACCCCAATTGCAATTACAATAAATCCTATAATCCTGGAGATAGCATTAATTCCGGAGGCACCAAGCATTTTTACGATGTAATGCGAGCTTTTTAGAACAAGAAAAGTTGCGAGGCAAACTGCAAGTATGGCTAACACGGTAATTATCCGTTCCGAAAAAACCTGATATTCCTCATACATTCCAATAAGCATAGAAATAGAGCCTGGCCCTGCTAACATGGGAATTGCCAAGGGAGTTAAGGAAACACCTTCCCGCTGGTAGGCGTCATCTTTTACACGCTTGTCCATACCTTTATGTTTGGAAAAAGATCCCGTTAATAAGGCAAATCCTGAGGTTACAATAATAAGTCCGCCGGCAATTCTTAAAGATTCTATGCTAATTCCAAAAAATTGAAGTAAATATCTTCCAGTGAAAAATGAAATCACTAAGATCACAAAAATATTTATCGCGGTAAGAAATGAAGTTTTAGATCGTTCCTTAGAAGAATCGTCTTGAGTTAATCCAACAAAAATAGGTACTGTTCCTAAAGGGTTAATAACAGAGAATAATGCTGCAAATACATATATAAATAATTCCATATGTTTTTGAGGCAAAGTTGCGTAGTTAATCTCAATTCAAAATCACTAGAAATTTAAGCTTGTATTATCTAAAAGCTTTTAAAGTGGAGCTTTGTAAAGTAAAAGTTATCTTAGATCTTCTAAATGGGTAGGAGAATTATCATTTCGATAATTTAAGATCTTCATCATATATTTATGAATCTGTGGGGTGTTTGCTTTCACCTTTATAAAATATTGGTCTTTATAAATGGAATATTCCTCTGCTTTACCTTTATAAAGATTTAGTTTATAATATGGTATAATAAGCGCATAAGTATCTAGCAGCGCTCTAAACATTACAATAATTCCCTTTGGTCTCATTTCTACATTGCAGATGTTGGTATTATTATCTAAGATTAATAGGTTATGGATATCTATACTGGTGCTTGTAATGTTTAATTTGGGAGATCCGGTTCCGTTAAGTTTAAAACGCTCTACCAACGTAAATGGTGGTCCAACTTCCGCATTAATCTTTTCCTTAATTTCTGGTCTGTTATAGCTTATATTCAATAACATAATCGCTTTTTTATAAAGATATGAAATTGAGCTTAAAGCGTTATAGCGTGCCATTAAAATCTATTATCTTTGCGGCTTATCACGCATTAAAAGAGAAAAGATCTAAAGAATGAGTATTCAGGAAAGCATAGAACAAGAGGTAAAAAGTGCATTATTGCAAAAATATGGGGTAAGCCTTGAAAATATTGAGTTTCAGCCTACCCGTAAAGATTTTGAAGGAGATATAACCATTGTAACTTTTCCTATGCTTAGGCAGATTAAAACGAACCCAGTTCAACTAGGGCAGTTTATAGGTGAAAGTTTAGTAAAATCTGTAGCTGTAATTTCAGGTTTTAATGTGGTGAAAGGATTCTTGAATCTTGTTTTAAGTGATTCATTTTATCTAGATTTCTTTGAAAAAGTTTCTTCTGAAGAAGATTTTGGTAAAGTGAAAATAACCGATAGTTCTAAAACCATAATGGTTGAATATTCTTCTCCTAATACAAATAAGCCATTGCACTTAGGCCACGTTAGAAATAATTTGCTAGGATACTCTGTTGCAGAGATCTTAAAGGCTAGCGGTAATAATGTATATAAGACTCAGATCATCAACGATCGTGGTATACATATTTGTAAATCTATGTTGGCTTGGAAAAAATTCGGAAATGAAGAAACTCCGGAGTCTACAGGATTAAAAGGCGATAAATTGGTAGGGAACTACTATGTAAAGTTCGACCAAGAGTATAAAAAGGAAATTTCAGAACTAGTTGCTCAAGGCAAAACGGAGGAGGAAGCAAAAGCTGAAGCACCAATCTTTGTGGAAGCTAAAAATATGTTGCTGAAGTGGGAAGATGGTGATACAGAGACCGTAGCACTATGGGAAAAAATGAATACATGGGTTTATAATGGTTTTGAAAAGACCTATGATGCCATGGGTGTAGATTTTGATAAGAATTACTACGAAAGTGAAACCTATTTATTAGGAAAAGATGTAGTAGCTCAAGGTCTTGAAAAAGGTGTTTTCTATAAGAAAGAAGATGGCAGTGTTTGGATAGATCTTACAGAAGATGGTTTGGATGAAAAAATAGTTCTGAGAAGTGATGGAACTGCGGTGTATATGACCCAAGATATTGGTACCGCTATACAGCGAGTTAAAGATTTTGATATCGATGGAATGGTTTATACCGTGGGTAATGAACAGGATTATCATTTTAAAGTGTTGTTCTTGATCTTGAAAAAACTTGGTTTTGAATGGGCGAACTACTTATACCATTTAAGTTATGGAATGGTAGATCTTCCTTCAGGTAAAATGAAGAGTAGGGAAGGTACTGTGGTAGATGCAGATGAGTTGATGGAACAAATGACTACTACAGCCAGAGAAATTTCAGAAGAATTAGGCAAGCTAGATGATTACTCACCAGAGGAGAAAGCAGATCTATATAAAATGATAGGCCTTGGTGCACTTAAATATTATATTCTGAAAGTAGATCCTAAGAAGCGAATATTATTTAATCCGGAAGAGTCTGTAGATTTTCAAGGAAATACAGGTCCATTTATTCAATATACCTATGCAAGAATACAATCTATCCTTAGAAAGGCAGAATTTGATCTTAACAAGAAGATAGAAATTGCTTCAGATTATGAGTTGCATGATAAAGAGCGTGCTCTAATAAAACAATTGCAATCTTATCCTGAAACAATTCAACTTGCTGCAGAGAATCATAGTCCGGCATTAATTGCAAACTATACGTACGATCTTGTAAAAGAATTCAATTCTTTCTACCAGAATGTAACCATTCTAGGAACAGAAGATATTTCAGAAAAAATGTTTAGAGTACAGCTTTCTAAGGTGGTTGGAGATGTAATAAAATCTGCATTCCAATTATTAGGAATACAGGTTCCAGAGAGAATGTAGATTTTTAATAGTATAAAATACAATAAATAATTAGCAAGTTTAGGCTGAGGTTAGTTTGTTAGAACATTGTTTCTAAATAAATGT is from Gillisia sp. Hel1_33_143 and encodes:
- a CDS encoding citrate synthase; translation: MSKVATLEIDGKKYEFPITIGTENEVAIDIKSLRGDAGVITLDPGFKNTGSCESAITFLDGEKGILRYRGYSIEELAEKADFLEVVFLLIFGELPSKQELDKFKADIKDQSEVNHDMKTVINGFPPSAHPMGMLSSLTSALIAFNPKSVNVDSEEDMYKAIVKLLAKFPTLAAWTLRKRNDMSMDNRDNNLGYVESLLKMMFAKSGEDYKLDQTVVDALDKLLILHADHEQNCSTSTVRIVGSSHAGLFASISAGVSALWGPLHGGANQAVIEMLEEIKADGGDTSKFLDKAKDKDDPFRLMGFGHRVYKNFDPRAKIIKKAADEVLEALGVDDPILDIAKSLEKAALEDPYFVERKLYPNVDFYSGIIYRAMGIPTEMFTVMFAVGRLPGWIAQWREMRLGKEPIGRPRQVYIGESLRDFQDIEKR
- a CDS encoding dimethylarginine dimethylaminohydrolase family protein, giving the protein MLKLNITSETAPLKAVVLGTAVSNGPTPELIDAYDPKSAEFIAAGTYPLEKDMVAEMEAVAAVFEKYKIQVFRPKIIEDYNQIFTRDIAFVIDDKFIKANILPDRDEEIEAINHVISQIDPSKVLTMPEDAHMEGGDVMPFKNYILVGTYKGEDYKDFITARTNMKGVQWLQEVFPNRKVKSFSLKKSNTIAKDNALHLDCCFQPVGKDKAIIYKGGFLIEEEYEWLVRLFGKENVFEITRDEMYYMNSNVFSISEEVVISEKNFTRLNTWLREQNITVEEVPYAEISKQEGLLRCSTLPLIRE
- the ctlX gene encoding citrulline utilization hydrolase CtlX: MEQITNTVLMVRPVNFRMNEETAVNNYFQEDLKLKNEEINKQAQSEFDAFVEKLMKVGVNVVVVDDVKEQDTPDSIFPNNWVSFHQSGRVGIYPMFAENRRRERRMEFFEQLESRGFKIEDVIDYTEAEDEGIFLEGTGSLILDRVNRKAYCALSPRADEELFIEFCEDFEFTPVIFTANQDVDGKRMAIYHTNVMMCIAEDFAVICADSIDDAKEKKNVLKHLKEDGKEIIRISEAQIHEFAGNMLQVKGANDKKYLVMSATAHKALNKGQVNAIEKHCEILSADLNTIETCGGGSARCMLAEVFLPKK
- a CDS encoding BCCT family transporter — its product is MNDSFISKNSILLFSTGILLFTALFIFFATNTFYNLIEVGSIWVREWFGGFYLWLGLICVLFLLAIAISKIGALRLGNSPPEFNRWSWIAMLYSAGMGAGILLRSVQEPVYMLQNNPIQNGSSPQVIALEYTFYQWGFTAWAFYAIFALLVGYAIFIKKDNIRLGTSLPYFNRIKYLPNSIDILTILTTVIGLVAAIGLGTTQIEGGISHLLSKPSGDLITTLVLVFAICAVAFLSAWQGMQKGIKRISNWNIYLTLILLFFVFVQSDMLLIFSNFLSATYHYIIDFIPLSIAYGSYDPGKEFLTNWTYYYWAFWLAWAPFTGIFIARISKGRTIREMILGVLIIPSLGTFFWFSVFGSSAFNLIEQWGTYNNEFGNVFTSLFIFLQNYPLSVIVNLLVVLLLISFLVTSVDSAIYVLSMFSSKKDKEPKKKFRLIWALIIFIFSEAIVVLGSIKPDSDVLTAMQKFLIIGSLPFAFFTAVVIILLTRTLFKKAEVVKKTSS
- a CDS encoding SDR family oxidoreductase, with the protein product MRILLTGANGYIGLRLLPQLLELGHEVICAVRDKNRLAVNKELRKKIEVVEIDFLEKPVIPESIKNIDIAYYLIHSMTGSTKDFDSQESQAAKNFNTIMEGTSVKQVIYLSGIVNEEKLSKHLKSRKQVEDILYKGNYNTTVLRAAIIVGSGSSSFEIIRDLCEKLPVMVTPTWVKTKCQPIAIRDVLQFLTGVIGNDQCYNKSFDIGGPDILSYKKMMQQYAEVRELNLWIIDVPFLSPKISSYWLYFVTSTSYKLALNLVDSMRIEVISNDKRLQEILDLHPISYKEAIKLAFFKIEQNQVVSSWKDSMSSGRFRKDLNQYIQVPTFGCVKDEQSIKVENPEEVLERIWAIGGQRGWYYGNWLWKIRGYMDKLFGGVGLRRGRTHPTQIAAGDSLDFWRVLLADKEEKRLLLFAEMKVPGEAWLEFEIDENNILHQTATFRPKGIWGRLYWYTMLPFHYFIFDGMINRIAKGDN
- a CDS encoding LPXTG cell wall anchor domain-containing protein; the protein is MNNTLKIVLLILGFGLVGYGLYTLITPEVSLQAGPLKVEAQGDNTQSYAMIGLGILSLIGGLAFRKR
- a CDS encoding MarC family NAAT transporter, producing MELFIYVFAALFSVINPLGTVPIFVGLTQDDSSKERSKTSFLTAINIFVILVISFFTGRYLLQFFGISIESLRIAGGLIIVTSGFALLTGSFSKHKGMDKRVKDDAYQREGVSLTPLAIPMLAGPGSISMLIGMYEEYQVFSERIITVLAILAVCLATFLVLKSSHYIVKMLGASGINAISRIIGFIVIAIGVEYISSSVITVINKVF
- the argS gene encoding arginine--tRNA ligase, which produces MSIQESIEQEVKSALLQKYGVSLENIEFQPTRKDFEGDITIVTFPMLRQIKTNPVQLGQFIGESLVKSVAVISGFNVVKGFLNLVLSDSFYLDFFEKVSSEEDFGKVKITDSSKTIMVEYSSPNTNKPLHLGHVRNNLLGYSVAEILKASGNNVYKTQIINDRGIHICKSMLAWKKFGNEETPESTGLKGDKLVGNYYVKFDQEYKKEISELVAQGKTEEEAKAEAPIFVEAKNMLLKWEDGDTETVALWEKMNTWVYNGFEKTYDAMGVDFDKNYYESETYLLGKDVVAQGLEKGVFYKKEDGSVWIDLTEDGLDEKIVLRSDGTAVYMTQDIGTAIQRVKDFDIDGMVYTVGNEQDYHFKVLFLILKKLGFEWANYLYHLSYGMVDLPSGKMKSREGTVVDADELMEQMTTTAREISEELGKLDDYSPEEKADLYKMIGLGALKYYILKVDPKKRILFNPEESVDFQGNTGPFIQYTYARIQSILRKAEFDLNKKIEIASDYELHDKERALIKQLQSYPETIQLAAENHSPALIANYTYDLVKEFNSFYQNVTILGTEDISEKMFRVQLSKVVGDVIKSAFQLLGIQVPERM